One genomic segment of bacterium includes these proteins:
- the crcB gene encoding fluoride efflux transporter CrcB, translating to MNYLYLSAGGILGVIARYLFGGLTHRWLGLGFPYGTFVVNLSGCFVIGLAATLAGERLHTSDPLKHFFFIGFLGAYTTFSSYMFESFSLIERGEWGVGFGYLLGSVLLGYLALFAGVALGRAL from the coding sequence ATGAACTATCTCTATCTTTCGGCAGGCGGAATTTTGGGAGTGATCGCTCGCTATCTGTTCGGCGGCTTGACCCACCGCTGGCTGGGGCTCGGCTTTCCTTACGGGACCTTCGTGGTCAACCTGAGCGGCTGCTTCGTCATCGGCTTGGCCGCGACTTTAGCCGGTGAACGCCTGCATACTTCGGACCCGCTGAAGCACTTTTTCTTCATCGGCTTTCTCGGGGCTTACACGACCTTTTCCAGCTACATGTTCGAGAGTTTTTCCCTGATCGAGCGTGGGGAATGGGGCGTCGGTTTCGGCTACTTGCTGGGGAGCGTCTTGTTGGGATACCTGGCCTTGTTCGCCGGGGTAGCGTTGGGACGGGCCCTTTAG
- a CDS encoding uracil-DNA glycosylase codes for MDSWQELNHRIIACRLCPRLVAWREEIARVKKPAYADQAYWGKPLTGFGDPQAGLWVLGLAPAAHGGNRTGRIFTGDRSGDWLFRALHRAGFANQPTSVSRDDGLQLQGAFISAAVRCAPPGNQPSPDERDRCFPYLQEEFAKLKRAKVLVALGGFAWQAALRLLKSVGWELRPRPAFGHAKEVRLGPCVLLGSFHPSQQNTFTGKLTEAMLDAVFERARSILQRGIE; via the coding sequence ATGGACTCGTGGCAAGAACTCAACCATCGCATCATCGCCTGCCGTCTCTGCCCGCGCTTGGTTGCCTGGCGCGAGGAAATCGCTCGAGTCAAAAAGCCGGCCTATGCCGATCAGGCCTATTGGGGCAAACCGCTGACCGGCTTTGGCGATCCCCAAGCCGGCCTCTGGGTCCTGGGCTTGGCGCCGGCCGCCCACGGCGGCAACCGGACCGGGCGGATTTTCACCGGCGACCGCTCCGGCGATTGGCTCTTTCGCGCTCTCCATCGGGCCGGCTTCGCCAATCAGCCGACTTCGGTTTCGCGCGACGATGGATTGCAATTGCAAGGCGCCTTCATCAGCGCGGCGGTGCGCTGCGCTCCGCCCGGCAACCAACCGAGCCCCGACGAACGGGACCGCTGCTTTCCCTATCTCCAAGAGGAATTCGCCAAGCTGAAGCGCGCGAAAGTCCTGGTTGCCCTGGGCGGCTTCGCTTGGCAGGCTGCCCTGCGCTTGCTGAAGTCGGTGGGCTGGGAGTTGAGGCCGCGGCCGGCGTTCGGCCATGCCAAGGAAGTCCGGCTCGGACCTTGCGTCCTACTGGGGTCTTTCCATCCGAGCCAGCAGAACACCTTCACCGGCAAATTGACCGAAGCGATGCTCGACGCGGTCTTCGAGCGGGCCCGGTCGATTTTGCAGCGAGGCATCGAATGA